The Fusobacterium varium genome contains the following window.
TTTCTGCTGCCTCTCTAACTCTTCTATCTATTTCATCTTTTGGAGTTTTAGCCATTTTTAATCCAAAAGCCATATTATCATAAACTGTCATATGAGGATATAGTGCATAGTTTTGGAAAACCATTGCAATTCCTCTATCTTTTGGTGGAAGATCATTAACTAATTTGTCTCCTATCCAGATTTCCCCACCTGTAATCTCTTCAAGACCAGCTATCATTCTAAGGGTAGTTGACTTAGCACAACCAGAAGGTCCTACAAAAACCATAAATTCTCCATCCTTAATGTCTAAATCAATACCATGTACTGCTTTAAATCCATTTGGATATTGTTTTTCAACTTTTTTTAATATTACCTCTGCCATTTCTCCTCCAATTCATCTTTTTATCTTATAATTAATTTAGGATCTAATCCAATATTATAAACCTCTTCTAACTTAATATTCTTCTTTACCTTTTCCAGCAATAAATCTAAACCTTTTTCTACTAAATGTTCCATTGGTTGCTCTACACTTGAAATTTTTAAAACTTTTGAAATTATTGTGTTATCAAAAGCCACTAAGGTTTTACCCTCTAAAGAGATTCCTAGCTTTTCAGCTTCTTCTAAAAAAATAAATGCAATTGTATCACTTGAAAAAAAGAAAGCTTCACAATCTAAATTTATTTTTTTTACCTCTCTCTTTATAACCTTTCTTAAATCTTTTTCTAAACCAAAAGTAACGTTATCCTCTATATTATTAATTATTCTATCTGAATTTATCTCTTCTAAAAATCCTCTATATTTTTCAGATCTGTTTTCACCTATATATCCTACTTTAGTAAATTTTTTTTCTTTAAAATATTTTGCTACCTCTTTTCCTCCATTGGCTAAAACTGTATAAAAACTATCTACCCAATCTATATTCTCATTTAGCACAATAAAAGGAAATTTATTGTTTTTTAGAAACTTCAGATTTTTTAAAGATACTGGTGCACTTACTATTCCATCTACATGTCTCGTCATTAGTTCTTTAAAATGATATTTTTCAAGATCCTCATCATCTTCAGAGTTCATTACTATTACACTATACCCTCTTCTTCTAGCTTCTCTCTCTACAAATCCAACCATCTCTAAATAATATGGGTTATCAAATCCAGCTGATACAAATCCTAAAATCTTTGCACTTTCTCCTCTCATAATTTTTGCATTTATATCTGGAGAAAATTCATTTTCCTCTATACATTTTAAAACTCTTTCTCTAACCTCTTTTTTTACATTTGGATGATTACTCAATACTCTCGATACTGTTGATTGAGATACATTAGCTAAAATTCCAATATCTTTCATTGTTAACTTTTTCATT
Protein-coding sequences here:
- a CDS encoding ATP-binding cassette domain-containing protein; protein product: MAEVILKKVEKQYPNGFKAVHGIDLDIKDGEFMVFVGPSGCAKSTTLRMIAGLEEITGGEIWIGDKLVNDLPPKDRGIAMVFQNYALYPHMTVYDNMAFGLKMAKTPKDEIDRRVREAAE
- a CDS encoding LacI family DNA-binding transcriptional regulator, which gives rise to MKKLTMKDIGILANVSQSTVSRVLSNHPNVKKEVRERVLKCIEENEFSPDINAKIMRGESAKILGFVSAGFDNPYYLEMVGFVEREARRRGYSVIVMNSEDDEDLEKYHFKELMTRHVDGIVSAPVSLKNLKFLKNNKFPFIVLNENIDWVDSFYTVLANGGKEVAKYFKEKKFTKVGYIGENRSEKYRGFLEEINSDRIINNIEDNVTFGLEKDLRKVIKREVKKINLDCEAFFFSSDTIAFIFLEEAEKLGISLEGKTLVAFDNTIISKVLKISSVEQPMEHLVEKGLDLLLEKVKKNIKLEEVYNIGLDPKLIIR